A section of the Spirosoma pollinicola genome encodes:
- a CDS encoding YnfA family protein, with the protein MLITVVKSILVFILAGLCEIGGGYLVWQWMKEGKPLWYGLVGSIILAAYGVVATFQPAGFGRIYATYGGFFIVMALLWAWKVDGFRPDRYDIIGALIALVGVCIIYYAPRN; encoded by the coding sequence ATGCTGATAACCGTTGTAAAATCTATTTTAGTGTTCATCCTGGCGGGCCTGTGCGAGATCGGGGGCGGTTACTTGGTCTGGCAGTGGATGAAAGAAGGAAAGCCGCTTTGGTATGGCCTAGTGGGCAGCATCATTTTAGCAGCCTATGGCGTTGTAGCCACCTTTCAACCGGCTGGATTTGGTCGCATATATGCCACTTACGGCGGGTTCTTCATTGTTATGGCCCTTTTATGGGCTTGGAAAGTGGATGGGTTCCGACCAGACCGATACGATATTATCGGGGCACTGATTGCTCTGGTTGGTGTTTGCATCATCTATTATGCACCCCGGAATTAA
- a CDS encoding MerR family transcriptional regulator: MLIGIIAQESGFSRDTIRYYEKIGLLRLPKRARRENNYKEYSPAILSRLRAIKELKNIGYTLREIQQVITSYETGGLDCIAGKDQVLEKVRLIDAQMAQLQRIKQQLLEAVAECPDQCKITAILDGTLASPK; this comes from the coding sequence ATGCTCATCGGCATCATTGCCCAGGAATCGGGCTTTTCCCGCGACACGATCCGGTATTACGAAAAAATCGGTTTGCTACGCCTGCCCAAACGAGCCCGTCGGGAAAACAACTACAAGGAATATTCACCGGCCATTTTATCGCGGCTTCGGGCGATCAAAGAATTAAAGAACATCGGCTACACGCTGAGGGAAATTCAGCAGGTCATTACGTCATATGAAACTGGCGGGCTGGACTGCATTGCAGGCAAAGACCAGGTATTAGAAAAAGTTCGACTGATTGACGCGCAAATGGCCCAATTGCAGCGTATCAAACAACAGTTACTAGAAGCGGTCGCTGAATGCCCCGATCAATGCAAAATTACGGCGATTCTGGACGGCACACTAGCTTCACCAAAATGA
- a CDS encoding T9SS type A sorting domain-containing protein produces MKYFYAFCLLIGSLVSYAQSGGTIKFEYDQTPTVSLNGVALANPWVGGLNALQYSTIRLNTDERDDLVVFDRTTHKVSTFLATDDPSGNGVRWQYAPQYETAFPADLYGWLLLVDYDGDGRKDLFTSGNSNVRVLHNESQNGQLFFKVAIDPLMTVGLNGPRPIQLYVNTIDLPAITDYDDDGDIDIITFDADGNVLAYQKNMSVEQTGQKGGLLFKRTGDVCWGHFHKEFCNDFTFGIQCEDGSGSGGRKLANPANARPMHTGNALTVVDTDGDGHKDLLFGFVSCENIARLRNAGPNSDKANYVSYDSLYPRTDPILFPAFPATYWEDVDGDGQKDLLASPNVTANDGYVFDFRQSSWFYKNMGTTQKPLLQLVQKDFLQRDMLDLGERSAPALADLDGDGDLDLLVGYAGTGTGRQYRAGIWQFDNQGTRQKPAFVLVSTDYLGISQSLTLTNIAPSFADVDANGSLDLVLTGVSTSTTDIRVFLNSSPVGAPAHYSLSQAILWPTPDLMAPQDLLTVTDVNQDQLPDLLISRYQLGTILYYQNVGTLARPDFQLWNQSFGGLEADYFTTVRTRSLVVTDVNHDQRNELILAADDGTVKVYEFPLPPYQSLTLLDSLPALGYTGAGLIATAADLDGDELPDLLLGSTGGGLRYLRNTSQKQRPVGLNPDTPWVYPSPADDYLLIRSVATGQVELLSLLGQVIQPARTVQAHEITSLDVKTIPAGLYLVRLTTVDQKQLIQKVIISR; encoded by the coding sequence ATGAAGTACTTCTATGCATTTTGTTTGCTGATTGGTTCTTTAGTTTCTTACGCGCAGTCAGGAGGAACAATTAAGTTTGAGTATGATCAAACTCCTACGGTGAGCCTGAATGGAGTTGCTTTAGCCAATCCCTGGGTAGGGGGACTCAATGCGCTCCAGTACTCAACTATTCGCTTAAATACGGATGAACGTGACGATTTGGTTGTCTTTGATCGCACAACTCATAAAGTGAGTACCTTTTTGGCTACTGATGACCCTTCGGGCAACGGTGTTCGTTGGCAGTATGCGCCTCAATACGAGACAGCATTTCCCGCTGATCTATACGGGTGGCTGCTACTGGTTGATTACGATGGAGATGGCCGGAAAGATCTGTTCACCAGTGGAAACAGTAATGTTCGCGTACTCCATAATGAATCCCAGAACGGCCAGCTTTTTTTTAAGGTCGCGATTGACCCGCTGATGACGGTCGGCTTGAATGGCCCCCGCCCAATCCAATTGTACGTGAACACCATTGATCTACCCGCCATCACCGATTATGACGATGACGGGGACATTGACATCATTACCTTCGATGCCGATGGAAACGTGTTGGCTTACCAAAAAAACATGAGCGTGGAACAAACTGGCCAGAAAGGGGGCTTACTCTTTAAGCGCACAGGTGACGTTTGCTGGGGGCATTTCCATAAAGAATTTTGCAATGACTTCACCTTTGGAATCCAGTGCGAGGACGGATCGGGTTCTGGTGGTCGTAAGCTGGCGAATCCGGCCAATGCCCGACCAATGCATACGGGCAACGCGCTGACCGTAGTTGATACAGACGGCGACGGTCATAAAGATCTGCTGTTTGGCTTTGTCAGCTGCGAAAATATAGCTCGCCTGCGCAATGCCGGGCCTAATAGTGATAAAGCTAATTACGTTAGCTATGATAGTCTGTATCCCCGAACAGATCCCATTTTATTTCCGGCTTTCCCCGCGACTTATTGGGAAGATGTGGACGGCGATGGCCAAAAAGATTTACTCGCCTCGCCCAATGTAACGGCCAACGATGGGTACGTTTTTGATTTTCGCCAGTCGAGTTGGTTTTACAAGAATATGGGAACGACCCAGAAACCTCTTCTCCAGTTGGTGCAAAAAGATTTCCTTCAGCGGGACATGTTGGATTTAGGGGAGCGATCGGCTCCGGCACTGGCCGATTTGGATGGTGATGGAGACCTGGATCTGCTGGTGGGGTATGCAGGCACGGGAACAGGCCGTCAATACCGGGCCGGTATCTGGCAATTTGACAACCAGGGCACCAGGCAGAAGCCCGCTTTTGTGCTGGTGAGTACAGACTATCTGGGCATATCCCAATCCCTGACACTGACCAACATAGCTCCTTCGTTTGCCGATGTGGATGCCAACGGGAGTCTGGATCTGGTGCTAACTGGGGTGAGCACGTCCACTACTGACATCCGGGTCTTCCTCAACAGTAGCCCGGTAGGAGCCCCCGCCCACTACAGCCTTTCACAAGCTATTCTCTGGCCCACTCCCGACCTGATGGCCCCCCAGGACTTACTTACGGTAACGGACGTCAATCAGGATCAACTACCCGACTTACTCATTAGCCGCTATCAGCTGGGAACCATTTTGTATTACCAGAATGTAGGCACCCTGGCCAGGCCGGATTTCCAACTCTGGAATCAGTCCTTCGGCGGCCTTGAAGCCGATTACTTTACCACCGTGCGAACCCGTTCCCTAGTGGTGACGGATGTCAATCACGACCAGCGCAATGAGCTTATTCTGGCCGCTGATGATGGGACCGTCAAGGTTTATGAATTTCCTCTCCCACCTTATCAATCACTTACTTTACTTGATTCCTTACCTGCCCTGGGCTATACCGGTGCGGGTTTAATTGCGACTGCGGCGGATCTAGACGGGGATGAGTTGCCCGACTTACTACTGGGCAGTACTGGGGGCGGTCTACGCTACCTAAGGAACACGTCGCAAAAGCAACGTCCTGTCGGTCTAAACCCAGATACGCCCTGGGTTTATCCTTCACCCGCTGATGATTACTTATTGATCCGCTCCGTAGCCACAGGTCAAGTGGAATTGCTATCTCTACTGGGTCAAGTCATCCAGCCTGCCAGAACCGTTCAGGCGCATGAGATAACGTCACTAGATGTGAAGACTATCCCGGCTGGCCTCTATTTGGTCAGATTGACTACCGTTGACCAAAAGCAACTGATTCAGAAAGTAATAATCAGTCGATAA